Proteins encoded by one window of Akkermansia muciniphila ATCC BAA-835:
- a CDS encoding TIGR00282 family metallophosphoesterase — protein sequence MITILFIGDVVGEPGRTAVKHMLPELKREHGADFIIVNGENAAAGRGITPRLAQELLHAGVDVITTGDHVWDQAELAPWMESEPRVLRPVNYPQGTPGHGSVVVETPKGKIAVMQVQGRSFIQPPLENPFLISEAEAKRLREEKGVRVIFVDMHAETTSEKISTGYNLDGLVSAVVGTHTHVQTADETILERGTAYLTDAGMCGPAVGVLGREREPILQRFRTSMPAKFPVANWPVRLCGAVVQIDEATGRALSIARINKIVEKPAS from the coding sequence ATGATTACCATACTCTTTATAGGCGATGTGGTCGGCGAACCCGGACGCACCGCCGTGAAACACATGTTGCCGGAACTCAAACGGGAACACGGGGCGGACTTCATCATCGTCAACGGGGAAAACGCGGCTGCCGGGAGAGGTATCACGCCCCGTCTGGCACAGGAACTGCTGCACGCCGGAGTGGATGTCATCACAACGGGAGACCATGTCTGGGACCAGGCGGAGCTGGCCCCGTGGATGGAATCCGAACCGCGGGTGCTGCGCCCCGTCAACTATCCGCAGGGAACACCGGGGCACGGAAGCGTAGTCGTGGAAACTCCCAAGGGGAAAATAGCCGTCATGCAGGTTCAGGGGCGCTCATTCATTCAGCCGCCGCTGGAAAACCCCTTCCTCATCTCGGAAGCGGAAGCCAAAAGGCTCAGGGAAGAAAAAGGCGTGCGGGTTATCTTTGTGGACATGCACGCGGAAACGACCAGTGAAAAAATCTCCACCGGCTACAATCTGGACGGCCTGGTTTCCGCCGTCGTCGGGACACATACCCATGTGCAGACGGCGGATGAAACCATTCTGGAGCGCGGCACGGCCTACCTGACGGATGCCGGCATGTGCGGCCCTGCCGTCGGGGTGCTGGGACGGGAACGGGAACCTATTCTCCAGCGTTTCCGCACCTCCATGCCGGCCAAATTCCCCGTAGCGAACTGGCCCGTGCGCCTCTGCGGAGCCGTCGTGCAAATAGATGAAGCCACAGGCAGGGCGCTCAGCATCGCCCGCATCAATAAAATCGTGGAAAAACCGGCCTCCTGA
- a CDS encoding universal stress protein: MKNILVAIDFSNATDAVIHQIGKLACPNDSIIHLLHIVEPSICYEVSGVLPDEVPVPVMDQTEENEVISIAKNHLKQTAEKLSRLTDATIIQAVEDEFEISEAVINYAEKHHIDMIVVGKHNHGFLSTVFLGSVASSVMRKSPVPVLVVPVTREEQ; this comes from the coding sequence ATGAAGAATATTCTGGTAGCTATTGATTTCTCCAACGCCACGGACGCCGTCATCCACCAAATCGGCAAACTGGCCTGCCCCAACGACAGCATCATCCATTTGCTCCACATTGTGGAACCCAGCATTTGCTATGAAGTCTCCGGCGTTCTGCCGGATGAAGTGCCCGTTCCCGTGATGGACCAGACGGAAGAAAACGAAGTCATTTCCATCGCCAAAAACCATTTGAAACAGACGGCGGAAAAACTCTCCCGGCTGACGGACGCCACGATCATCCAGGCGGTGGAAGATGAATTTGAAATCAGCGAAGCAGTCATTAATTATGCTGAAAAACACCACATCGACATGATCGTGGTGGGCAAGCATAACCACGGCTTCCTCTCCACCGTCTTTCTGGGCAGCGTAGCAAGCTCCGTGATGCGGAAATCCCCCGTGCCCGTTCTGGTAGTGCCCGTCACCAGGGAAGAACAGTAA
- the tcdA gene encoding tRNA cyclic N6-threonylcarbamoyladenosine(37) synthase TcdA, which translates to MNYEARFGGIGRLYGNSGLSLLRSARIAVVGIGGVGSWAAEALARSGVGTIILMDMDDLCITNTNRQIHALASTIGQSKTETMATRIREINPEAEVIPISNFYTASNAEKLLSAEPDVIIDAIDSLIPKAHLIASCYRGKQPLVTCGGAGGRINPARIEIDDLSRTRGDPLLSSLRYRLKKDYALPLGEKARKLKIPCVFSQETPVYPTCDGKTSCTRDPEFQGKTGCDAGFGSVTHITGTFGFFAASAAIQMLLNKKKTPSSS; encoded by the coding sequence ATGAACTATGAAGCCAGATTCGGCGGTATAGGCCGCCTGTACGGAAACAGCGGACTATCTCTTCTCAGAAGCGCCCGCATAGCCGTCGTCGGCATTGGGGGTGTAGGTTCCTGGGCGGCGGAAGCCCTGGCTCGGTCAGGCGTAGGCACTATCATTCTGATGGATATGGACGACCTCTGCATTACCAACACCAACCGGCAAATACATGCGTTGGCGTCCACAATCGGGCAATCCAAAACGGAAACCATGGCCACACGCATCCGGGAAATCAACCCGGAAGCGGAAGTCATTCCCATCAGCAATTTCTACACGGCCTCCAACGCGGAAAAACTGCTGTCGGCGGAACCGGACGTCATCATTGACGCCATCGACTCCCTGATACCCAAGGCCCACCTCATCGCCTCCTGTTACCGCGGCAAGCAACCGCTGGTAACCTGCGGCGGCGCGGGAGGGCGCATCAATCCCGCCCGGATAGAAATAGACGACCTCTCCCGCACCAGGGGGGATCCCCTGCTCTCCAGCTTACGCTACAGGCTGAAAAAAGATTATGCCCTTCCGCTTGGAGAAAAAGCCCGGAAACTGAAAATCCCCTGCGTTTTCTCCCAGGAAACGCCCGTATACCCCACCTGCGACGGAAAAACCTCCTGCACACGTGATCCGGAATTTCAAGGGAAAACGGGTTGTGACGCCGGATTCGGCTCCGTCACCCATATCACGGGAACCTTTGGCTTCTTTGCGGCTTCCGCCGCCATTCAAATGCTCTTAAATAAGAAAAAAACACCATCGTCATCATGA